The Benincasa hispida cultivar B227 chromosome 11, ASM972705v1, whole genome shotgun sequence genome has a segment encoding these proteins:
- the LOC120091336 gene encoding kelch-like protein 36, protein MNTGKKALKFKPGPSSRFNADASFRNLSKYHLGGVIFGCTNSTINECLSNQLFGLPSQHFSYVKNIDPGLPLFLFNSSGRKLHGIFEAASSGQMNINPYGWTTDGSERTLYPAQVQILVRKQCQPLLENQFKPIITDNYYGPNHFWFELDHSQTKKLISLLASQAMTPNVPQSSTNCRPFCTVLPSLETTEGSEKIKPQIMEVDFDLASQVADTVDVASSLDAGNSEFGAHCDANEANEEEKNRLLHKLQQLARNHHESPMLPLTSDTYHTTFSKDKNLESNGCSVEPIKSKESNEEDFGSSTEFQSLIAQLVQEIQKLKDSKAEQAKKIVFLEEKLLGAEGEIQELKSLLTLNYLPKSDALEAKRVMVEEQIEDSCLDPCESIFLIGGYDGASHLSTLELYDASRDMIKSLRPMRSVRAYASVAWLNSQLYVFGGGNGCVWYNTVESYNLETDQWTLCPSLNLAKGSLGGVSIGNKLFAIGGGNGIESFSDVEMLDLDLGRWICARSMLKRRFAVAAVELNGVLYATGGFDGSDYMKSAERFDIREHSWTEIASMNEKRGCHSLVTLNEKLYALGGFDGCSMASSVEVYDPRMESWIIEEPMKRTRGYAAAGVINESIYVIGGVLVDDKILDTVDIYKEGYGWQEKTSRVLKKRCFQSATVLSA, encoded by the exons ATGAATACAGGAAAGAAAGCTCTAAAGTTCAAACCTGGACCTTCTTCTCGATTTAATGCTGATGCATCATTCAGAAATTTGAGCAAGTATCACCTTGGAGGTGTAATATTTGGATGCACGAACAGCACTATAAACGAATGTCTTTCCAACCAGCTTTTTG GCTTGCCTTCTCAACACTTTTCATATGTTAAGAACATTGATCCTGGTTTGCCTTTGTTCCTATTCAACTCTAGCGGGAGAAAATTGCATGGCATCTTTGAGGCGGCTAGTTCAGGTCAGATGAATATTAATCCATATGGGTGGACTACTGATGGTTCAGAGAGAACACTTTATCCAGCTCAG gTTCAAATTCTTGTTCGGAAGCAGTGCCAACCTTTGTTAGAAAATCAGTTCAAACCTATAATTACAGACAACTATTATGGCCCCAATCATTTTTGGTTCGAGCTTGACCATTCTCAGacaaaaaaattgatttctttATTGGCATCTCAAGCAATGACTCCCAATGTACCACAATCTTCAACGAACTGCAGACCTTTCTGTACCGTCCTCCCCTCCTTGGAAACGACGGAAGGAAGTGAAAAGATCAAACCACAAATTATGGAGGTGGATTTTGACCTGGCAAGTCAAGTAGCGGATACTGTAGATGTTGCTTCCTCATTAGATGCAGGAAATAGTGAATTTGGAGCTCATTGTGATGCAAATGAGGCCAATGAAGAGGAGAAGAACCGACTATTGCATAAACTACAACAATTGGCTAGGAATCATCATGAAAGTCCAATGTTGCCTTTAACAAGTGATACATATCATACTACCTTTAGCAAGGACAAGAATTTGGAGAGTAATGGTTGTTCTGTTGAACCAATAAAGTCCAAAGAGAGCAATGAAGAAGACTTTGGATCTTCGACTGAATTTCAGTCTCTAATTGCCCAG TTGGTTCAAGAGATACAAAAGCTAAAGGATTCTAAAGCAGAACAAGCtaagaaaatagttttcttgGAGGAAAAGCTG TTGGGTGCAGAAGGTGAAATCCAGGAGTTGAAGAGTCTTTTGACGTTGAATTATTTGCCAAAGTCAGATGCACTAGAGGCAAAGAGGGTCATGGTTGAGGAACAAATTGAAGACTCATGTTTGGATCCCTGTGAATCTATTTTTCTTATTGGAGGATATGATGGTGCATCACACTTGTCGACTTTGGAATTATATGATGCTTCTAGGGATATGATTAAAtctcttaggccaatgagatCTGTACGCGCATATGCTTCTGTTGCTTGGTTGAATAGTCAGCTTTATGTTTTTGGTGGTGGTAATGGTTGTGTATGGTATAACACAG TTGAATCATATAACCTGGAGACCGATCAGTGGACCTTGTGCCCTTCCTTAAATTTGGCGAAGGGAAGCCTCGGAGGAGTTAGCATTGGCAACAAATTATTTGCTATTGGTGGTGGAAATGGTATTGAGTCATTCTCAGATGTTGAGATGCTCGACTTAGATCTTGGACGATGGATTTGTGCAAGGTCAATGCTAAAAAGG CGATTTGCTGTTGCTGCAGTGGAGCTCAATGGCGTACTTTATGCAACAGGGGGGTTTGATGGCAGTGATTATATGAA ATCTGCTGAAAGATTTGACATCCGAGAACATTCATGGACTGAAATTGCAAGTATGAATGAAAAACGAGGATGTCATTCATTGGTGACTTTGAACGAGAAACT TTATGCTCTTGGGGGATTCGATGGATGTTCTATGGCTTCTAGCGTTGAAGTATATGATCCACGTATGGAATCATGGATCATTGAGGAACCCATGAAAAGAACACGAGGCTATGCAGCAGCTGGAGTTATCAATGAATCTATATACGTTATTGGAGGTGTGTTAGTTGATGACAAAATTCTAGACACG GTTGATATTTATAAAGAAGGGTACGGGTGGCAGGAAAAGACATCGAGAGTTCTAAAGAAAAGGTGTTTCCAATCGGCTACCGTTCTTTCAGCGTGA